A single genomic interval of Cellvibrio sp. PSBB023 harbors:
- a CDS encoding HlyD family type I secretion periplasmic adaptor subunit — MTAVTGAMESLSVANLPQDAGRFVGAGIWVIAVGFLGFITWAALAPLDQGIPVPGTMMIEGQRKTLHHPTGAQVERILVSEGDAVTAGQLLIQMNDTQIRSQAESLRLQLESATAQLARLRAERNQASELVFPADWNGSEDVIQNQRALFSARRVALANTQAVQKETTAALAQQLIAAQESLSGKKRQRQVLAEQLEGIRKLSEKGHVPRNQLLEMERLSAQLDVAVVEEVGRVGQLQRQVQEGHLRQQAIGDEFMRDVYSQLSDTELRVQGLTELYQAARYELDNARIVAPVDGVVTGLAVFTEGGFVAREAQLLDIVPRTQHLLADGRAPVHLVDSLRPGLVVNLMFSAFNQAITPQIPAEVITVSADSLMDNHTGIPYYRVQARVTPEGMEKLAQHQIRPGMPVEMFVKTGERSLLSYLFKPLRDRTRTAMGE; from the coding sequence ATGACAGCCGTTACGGGAGCAATGGAATCACTGTCGGTTGCAAATTTGCCACAAGATGCAGGCCGCTTTGTAGGTGCAGGCATCTGGGTGATTGCAGTAGGTTTTTTAGGGTTTATCACTTGGGCAGCGCTTGCCCCTTTGGATCAAGGCATACCTGTGCCCGGCACTATGATGATTGAAGGGCAGCGCAAAACCTTGCATCACCCGACCGGTGCGCAAGTTGAGCGTATTTTGGTGAGTGAAGGTGATGCAGTGACAGCGGGTCAGTTGTTGATCCAAATGAACGATACACAAATTCGCAGCCAGGCCGAGAGCCTGCGTTTGCAATTGGAAAGCGCCACGGCTCAGTTGGCGCGTTTGCGCGCAGAGCGCAATCAAGCGAGCGAACTTGTTTTTCCGGCGGATTGGAATGGCTCTGAAGATGTCATTCAAAACCAGCGTGCGTTATTTTCGGCGCGCCGCGTGGCGCTGGCAAATACCCAAGCGGTACAAAAAGAAACCACGGCAGCGCTGGCGCAACAATTAATTGCCGCGCAGGAATCGCTTTCCGGCAAAAAAAGGCAGCGCCAGGTGTTGGCAGAGCAACTGGAAGGTATTCGCAAACTCTCCGAAAAAGGCCATGTCCCGCGCAATCAGCTGTTGGAAATGGAGCGGCTTTCTGCCCAGCTCGATGTAGCGGTTGTAGAGGAAGTAGGGCGGGTAGGGCAGTTGCAGCGGCAGGTTCAGGAAGGGCATTTGCGCCAGCAGGCCATCGGCGATGAATTTATGCGCGATGTCTACAGCCAGCTTAGCGATACAGAGTTGCGCGTGCAGGGCTTAACCGAGCTTTATCAGGCGGCACGTTACGAGTTGGACAATGCACGGATTGTTGCTCCGGTTGATGGTGTTGTGACCGGATTGGCGGTGTTTACCGAGGGCGGGTTTGTCGCGCGTGAGGCGCAGTTGCTCGACATTGTTCCCCGCACCCAGCATCTATTGGCCGATGGCCGCGCACCTGTGCACCTAGTCGATAGCCTGCGTCCCGGTTTGGTGGTGAACCTTATGTTTTCGGCTTTCAATCAGGCGATTACGCCGCAAATTCCGGCAGAAGTGATTACCGTATCGGCCGATAGCCTGATGGATAACCACACCGGTATTCCCTACTACCGAGTGCAAGCAAGGGTTACGCCGGAAGGTATGGAAAAACTGGCACAACACCAGATCCGCCCAGGAATGCCGGTAGAAATGTTTGTAAAAACCGGCGAGCGCAGCCTGTTGTCCTACCTCTTCAAACCGCTGCGTGATCGAACACGAACAGCTATGGGTGAATGA
- a CDS encoding type I secretion system permease/ATPase has product MEKTHSSLALSTALGRSRAAFLSVGLFSAVINILMLVPAIYMLQVYDRVLASQNKTTLLMLSLILVGLFLLMAALEYIRGMVLVRCGNQLDMSLNQKIYNASFRANLMGKPVDAVQTLGDLTQLRQFLTGQGLFAFFDAPWFPIYLAVIFLFDPWLGLLALGGAVVLLLLAFFNEKSTAVHLAEASHLSQQAGRVSAGSLRQSEVIEAMGMLPALRQRWLDLQIAFLCKQSHASDKAVAFNAATKTARVALQSFMLGFAALLVIDGSISAGMMIAESILMGRTLAPIEQIIGSWKQWQQARLAYWRLQGLLATYPDKPVSLPLPAPLGQIAIENVSACAPGSRTPLLKNIHCTIAAGSLVALVGPSGSGKSTLARLLTGVWPAASGCVRLDGADIYQWNKDELGKSVGYLPQEVALFAGTVADNIARFGTPSITGERDAEKIVAAAKLAGVHELILQLPQGYDTPLGEQGAGLSGGQKQRIGLARALYNEPAFVVLDEPNANLDDAGDRALMAALEQLKTRGCTVVFISHRQSLVQQATHILALQNGQLRAFSSMEEIAAQGKKQAPVSTLSYNQPAAVRVQLNNLGDLT; this is encoded by the coding sequence ATGGAAAAGACACACTCATCATTAGCACTGTCCACTGCCCTGGGACGAAGCCGCGCAGCGTTTTTATCGGTCGGATTATTCAGTGCCGTTATCAATATTTTAATGTTAGTCCCGGCGATTTATATGTTGCAGGTGTACGACCGTGTACTGGCCTCACAAAATAAAACCACCTTGTTAATGCTGAGCTTGATATTAGTCGGTTTGTTTTTGTTAATGGCCGCGCTCGAATATATTCGCGGCATGGTGTTGGTGCGTTGCGGCAATCAACTGGATATGTCGCTCAACCAAAAAATTTATAACGCATCGTTTCGTGCAAACCTGATGGGCAAACCCGTTGATGCAGTGCAAACCTTGGGTGATCTCACACAGTTGCGTCAATTTTTAACGGGGCAGGGATTGTTCGCTTTTTTTGATGCCCCCTGGTTTCCGATTTATTTGGCAGTGATTTTTTTATTTGACCCATGGCTCGGTTTATTGGCCTTGGGTGGTGCAGTCGTGTTGTTGCTGTTGGCCTTTTTCAATGAAAAAAGTACGGCTGTTCATTTGGCAGAGGCGAGCCACTTATCTCAACAAGCGGGGCGGGTATCGGCGGGCAGTTTGCGTCAATCTGAAGTGATTGAAGCCATGGGCATGTTGCCTGCGTTGCGCCAGCGCTGGCTGGATTTGCAAATTGCTTTTTTGTGCAAACAATCGCACGCCAGTGATAAAGCAGTTGCTTTTAATGCGGCGACAAAAACCGCGCGCGTTGCCTTGCAATCCTTTATGTTGGGCTTTGCAGCGTTATTGGTAATCGATGGCAGTATTAGTGCAGGCATGATGATCGCCGAGTCTATTTTAATGGGGCGCACACTCGCGCCTATCGAACAAATTATTGGCAGCTGGAAACAGTGGCAGCAAGCGCGGCTCGCCTATTGGCGCTTGCAGGGATTATTGGCGACCTATCCCGACAAGCCCGTCAGCTTGCCGCTGCCCGCACCGCTGGGGCAGATAGCGATTGAGAATGTCTCTGCCTGTGCGCCGGGAAGCCGCACGCCGTTATTAAAAAATATCCACTGCACGATTGCCGCCGGTAGTTTGGTTGCGCTGGTGGGGCCATCGGGCTCGGGCAAATCCACTCTGGCGCGGTTGCTTACCGGCGTGTGGCCAGCGGCATCGGGTTGCGTGCGCTTGGATGGTGCGGACATCTATCAATGGAACAAGGATGAACTGGGAAAATCGGTGGGTTATTTGCCGCAAGAGGTCGCACTCTTTGCCGGAACTGTTGCCGACAATATTGCGCGCTTTGGTACACCAAGTATTACAGGTGAACGCGATGCCGAAAAAATTGTTGCCGCCGCAAAATTGGCTGGCGTACACGAATTAATTTTGCAATTACCCCAGGGGTACGACACACCATTAGGTGAACAAGGTGCGGGTTTATCCGGTGGACAAAAACAGCGAATTGGTTTGGCGCGCGCGCTCTATAACGAACCTGCGTTTGTGGTATTGGATGAGCCTAATGCGAATCTGGATGACGCCGGGGATCGCGCATTAATGGCCGCGTTGGAACAATTAAAAACGCGCGGCTGCACGGTGGTATTTATCAGCCACCGGCAAAGTCTGGTGCAGCAAGCCACGCATATTCTTGCGTTGCAGAATGGTCAATTGCGCGCATTTAGCAGTATGGAAGAAATCGCTGCGCAGGGTAAAAAGCAAGCGCCGGTATCGACCCTGAGTTATAACCAGCCTGCGGCGGTGCGTGTACAACTGAATAATTTGGGAGACCTAACATGA
- a CDS encoding choice-of-anchor tandem repeat GloVer-containing protein, whose product MADRSDAAGAAGSGVIWKIVPVAGSSDHTAEVFHNFNGQSIDEGNTTSALLAQGEYLYGLNRVGGINSKGTLFRKKLDGTGSLNILHTFNLEGIPDGDTFYARSTLLLEGDWLYGTVTDWANATGHGVVFRVKPDGSDFSVLHSFTGQDTSGINHDGSKPAGPLAIKDEWIYGTTLKGGENNVGAIYRINKVDGTYEAVGSFGNQYDKPLGLIYDSATDMIYGSTSGAHGVIQNAPGVSVFKLLEEKSFEISLTASRTDVELGKQELLLNWSVQAAPTDAICAATSDPLNADWDNPSLVLEDDNGKKKGSGTTPDLAGVNSRMQATQANIFTLACASASDSTNSKTVSITVNAREPNPLSVTFTANPNSTGEKANLYWNVTAPGNAGGECRGTSDPAGYWSGTYAFGTDSQQLDVPTANGRTGKHTYTFTLVCERNEKDLRNPESNSVTKTASLEFDFGPGSGVSSSSVSSANTSSAASTSSVSSTAVVSSSAGSSVASGPQGSGGGGAMNLWWMLSLCLLALGRRVNV is encoded by the coding sequence GTGGCTGATCGCAGCGATGCCGCAGGTGCAGCGGGCAGTGGTGTGATCTGGAAAATTGTGCCGGTTGCCGGTAGCAGCGACCATACTGCTGAAGTTTTCCATAATTTTAATGGACAGAGTATTGATGAAGGTAATACCACCAGTGCTCTGCTGGCACAGGGCGAATATCTGTATGGGTTGAACCGTGTTGGTGGAATCAATAGCAAAGGAACATTGTTTCGCAAAAAGCTGGATGGAACGGGAAGTTTGAATATTTTACATACCTTCAATCTAGAAGGTATTCCGGATGGAGATACTTTTTACGCTCGCTCTACGCTACTGTTAGAAGGTGATTGGTTGTATGGCACGGTCACTGATTGGGCTAACGCAACCGGGCATGGTGTCGTGTTCCGCGTTAAGCCGGATGGCAGCGATTTTAGTGTGTTGCACAGTTTTACAGGCCAGGATACAAGCGGCATTAACCATGATGGCAGTAAGCCGGCTGGCCCTTTGGCGATAAAGGACGAATGGATCTATGGCACTACCTTGAAAGGTGGTGAGAATAATGTCGGTGCGATTTATCGAATTAATAAAGTTGATGGCACCTATGAGGCCGTTGGCTCCTTTGGCAACCAGTATGACAAACCATTGGGTCTTATTTACGATTCCGCTACTGACATGATCTACGGTTCAACGTCGGGTGCACATGGGGTAATACAAAATGCTCCAGGTGTATCCGTATTTAAACTGCTAGAAGAAAAATCTTTCGAAATTTCCCTAACCGCCTCCCGTACTGATGTTGAGTTAGGCAAGCAAGAGTTGCTGCTGAATTGGTCGGTACAGGCAGCACCTACTGATGCTATTTGCGCCGCCACGTCTGACCCGCTCAATGCCGATTGGGATAATCCATCGCTGGTATTGGAAGACGATAACGGCAAGAAAAAAGGTAGCGGTACAACACCTGATTTAGCCGGAGTGAATTCCAGAATGCAGGCGACGCAAGCGAATATTTTCACCCTGGCGTGTGCCAGCGCTTCTGATTCCACAAACAGCAAAACTGTATCGATTACGGTAAATGCCCGTGAACCCAATCCCTTGTCAGTGACCTTTACTGCCAATCCCAACAGCACCGGCGAGAAGGCCAATCTTTATTGGAATGTGACAGCACCTGGTAATGCGGGCGGTGAATGCCGTGGGACTTCTGACCCAGCAGGTTATTGGAGTGGAACCTACGCGTTTGGCACTGACAGTCAGCAACTGGATGTACCAACCGCCAATGGTCGCACCGGAAAACATACCTACACCTTCACGCTGGTATGCGAGCGCAACGAAAAAGATTTGCGCAATCCCGAGAGCAATTCCGTCACTAAAACCGCCAGCCTTGAGTTTGATTTCGGCCCAGGCAGTGGTGTTAGTTCGTCGTCCGTTTCCAGTGCGAACACTTCATCAGCAGCATCTACTTCCAGTGTCAGTTCAACTGCCGTTGTCAGTTCCAGTGCTGGCAGTTCAGTTGCAAGCGGTCCGCAAGGTTCGGGCGGTGGCGGTGCGATGAATCTCTGGTGGATGTTATCACTGTGTTTATTGGCGCTAGGTCGTCGCGTTAACGTCTAG
- a CDS encoding TonB-dependent receptor, translated as MKSLFVIGALLLLLASVGAPLAKAQSEAVAAIEFNLPAGALGDALNLFSRRAGVTLSYEERLVQGLNTQALQGSYTPEAALQRLLQNTSLQAIAVGDGSWLIRSASTNANNLVLGAVRVGGGLAGSESVYARASGVARVDRADIDRSGPRHASEILQATAGVFTVTNEQNPSVSVNIRGLKDFGRINMNIDGMRQNYQRSGHGQRNGEMFFDTEFLNGVEILKGAYAGQGGAAASGGVATFRTLESQDILREADDEFGGRLRLSDGVPEWDNGQNLSGSLALAARPTDNTDVLFAYSNKNSDEYQPGTHGSAVYWGQFDGRPGYEAITNIVNGTGQDMESWLAKARWMATDSLELKLTALGSSASYGESQSINIDQVQRQYFKQLYCNPPANYLVNNPNHPDWDTYCNWEYDPENAHPISNTNETKNQSYALDLHYTPGGDWLDLSGKLYSVSTQNTSITSANTYSFTTQTDTLGALLANTSRLFVGDHSITLNYGVEWFRDENKPEANSQTLTGNEIDLLTGTTPHGERSVLGSWLRADWSYKAFTLSPAVRWEQYNLQGTTGFRDMYRNQILWQFAEIPVDRTESKWLPSLGAAFDAIKSQQHHLQLFANASLGWRPPAITETLTAAAIPGHLPPMNTYPNWLLEPEQTRNAEAGVNWRFGTDNRQLNIKLAQFYNRTEDYILYATGARKPGHEISSLQIQAFYVNALNDLIFEGQELQLDFILDSYYGSLNVTHTGRNTDAVFYYEGKATPYLYYHPWAVGGPNGESPADYCPDAYYQYATGCYSFSTLYDPQVPEWTGKLTLGKRWLQNKLDTGATLTCASQTGDSYFTEMVDFTGAKQGIRDYCVTDLYTSYQLLDSLRLGVNLKNLTDREYIQAMGDDMVKSYAPGRTLTANLQWFF; from the coding sequence TTGAAATCCCTCTTTGTAATAGGTGCTTTGCTTCTGCTGCTTGCTTCGGTCGGAGCACCCCTGGCCAAAGCCCAATCAGAAGCTGTTGCGGCGATTGAGTTTAATCTGCCTGCTGGCGCCTTGGGCGATGCGTTGAATCTCTTTTCCCGTCGTGCGGGCGTAACACTTTCCTATGAAGAGCGCTTGGTGCAAGGGTTAAATACTCAAGCTTTGCAGGGCAGCTATACACCTGAAGCAGCCCTGCAGCGGCTGCTGCAAAACACCAGTTTGCAGGCGATAGCGGTGGGTGACGGGAGCTGGCTTATTCGTTCTGCCAGTACCAATGCCAATAACCTGGTGCTGGGCGCTGTGCGGGTTGGCGGTGGTTTGGCGGGGAGTGAGAGTGTTTACGCCCGCGCCAGTGGTGTTGCGCGTGTTGATCGTGCCGATATAGATCGCAGTGGTCCGCGCCATGCCAGTGAAATCCTGCAAGCCACCGCAGGTGTTTTCACTGTTACTAATGAACAAAACCCCAGCGTGTCAGTGAATATCCGTGGCTTAAAGGATTTTGGACGCATCAATATGAATATTGATGGTATGCGCCAGAACTACCAGCGCAGCGGCCACGGCCAGCGCAACGGCGAGATGTTTTTTGATACCGAGTTTTTGAACGGTGTGGAAATCCTCAAAGGCGCTTATGCGGGGCAGGGTGGTGCAGCGGCCAGTGGCGGTGTAGCGACCTTCCGTACTCTGGAGTCACAGGATATTTTGCGCGAGGCAGATGACGAGTTTGGTGGCCGCCTGCGTTTGAGCGATGGCGTACCCGAGTGGGATAACGGTCAAAACCTGTCCGGCTCATTGGCACTGGCTGCACGTCCAACCGATAACACGGATGTGCTGTTTGCTTACAGTAATAAAAACAGCGACGAATACCAGCCGGGTACCCATGGCAGTGCTGTGTATTGGGGGCAGTTTGATGGTCGTCCTGGCTACGAAGCTATAACCAATATCGTCAATGGCACAGGTCAGGACATGGAGTCCTGGCTGGCCAAGGCGCGCTGGATGGCAACCGACAGTCTGGAGCTGAAACTCACAGCACTTGGCAGCAGTGCGTCCTATGGCGAAAGCCAATCAATAAATATCGATCAGGTTCAGCGCCAATATTTCAAACAACTATATTGCAACCCACCCGCTAATTATTTGGTTAATAACCCGAATCACCCGGATTGGGACACCTACTGCAATTGGGAATATGACCCGGAAAATGCCCACCCCATCAGCAATACCAACGAAACCAAAAACCAAAGCTATGCGCTGGATTTGCACTACACGCCTGGTGGTGATTGGCTTGATTTAAGCGGCAAGCTCTATAGCGTAAGCACCCAAAATACCAGCATCACCAGCGCCAATACCTACAGCTTTACCACCCAAACCGATACCTTGGGCGCCTTGTTGGCAAATACGTCACGCCTGTTTGTTGGCGACCATAGCATTACCTTGAACTATGGGGTTGAGTGGTTCCGCGATGAAAACAAACCCGAAGCCAACTCCCAAACACTCACTGGCAATGAAATTGATTTATTGACCGGCACTACACCCCATGGCGAGCGCAGTGTCCTTGGTAGCTGGTTGCGTGCCGATTGGAGTTACAAAGCCTTCACCCTCAGCCCCGCTGTACGTTGGGAGCAATACAACCTGCAAGGTACTACGGGTTTTCGGGACATGTATCGCAACCAAATCCTGTGGCAATTTGCCGAGATCCCGGTTGATCGCACCGAGAGCAAATGGTTGCCCTCATTAGGTGCGGCGTTTGATGCAATCAAAAGCCAACAGCATCACCTGCAGCTCTTTGCCAATGCCAGCTTGGGCTGGCGGCCACCGGCGATTACTGAAACCCTGACAGCGGCCGCTATTCCCGGCCATTTGCCGCCCATGAATACCTATCCCAACTGGTTGTTAGAGCCTGAACAAACACGCAATGCTGAAGCGGGCGTTAACTGGCGTTTTGGTACGGATAATCGCCAACTGAACATCAAACTGGCGCAATTCTATAACCGCACAGAAGACTATATTTTGTATGCAACCGGAGCGCGTAAACCCGGCCATGAAATTTCATCACTACAAATTCAGGCGTTTTACGTGAATGCCCTTAATGACCTGATTTTTGAAGGGCAAGAGTTGCAACTGGATTTCATCCTGGACAGCTATTACGGCTCGCTCAATGTGACCCATACCGGGCGCAATACTGACGCTGTGTTTTATTACGAAGGCAAAGCGACTCCCTACCTCTATTACCACCCTTGGGCAGTGGGTGGTCCGAATGGCGAAAGCCCGGCCGACTACTGCCCCGATGCCTATTACCAATATGCCACCGGTTGCTATTCCTTCAGCACTTTATACGACCCGCAGGTACCGGAATGGACCGGCAAGCTCACGCTGGGTAAACGTTGGCTGCAAAACAAATTGGATACCGGCGCAACCCTCACCTGCGCCAGCCAGACGGGCGATTCCTATTTCACTGAAATGGTGGATTTCACCGGTGCCAAACAAGGGATCCGCGATTATTGCGTGACCGACCTGTACACCAGCTATCAACTGCTCGACAGCCTGCGCTTGGGAGTAAACCTGAAGAACCTTACTGACCGTGAATATATCCAGGCGATGGGTGATGACATGGTGAAGAGTTACGCGCCGGGTAGAACCTTAACGGCCAACCTGCAATGGTTTTTTTAG
- a CDS encoding FecR domain-containing protein: MSSPVQNTSLPQAVITQAIAWRVRLEAGGNTSELEQAACQQWRNSDPLHALAWERLAQIETPFAQVASKAPGLAQATLRNADTERSRMSRRAALCALTGSTLGVFLLGWGINDTGVIQRLSADFATAVGERQQYRLADNSQLFLNTDSASSVNFNDSERRLSLARGELSVAVAADTRPFVVEVTQGLITSFGARLLVRQEPESSLVQAIDGSLLVQPARASEPLLIAAGQVVRLSTRNITPVDSHMFDYSAWIDGVFAVRNMPLKHLLAELGRYRRGVLRCAPDLENFQVSGVYQLRDTDLILRTLALATNADVRYFTRWWAEIVPQKVAWS; this comes from the coding sequence ATGTCATCGCCTGTGCAAAATACCTCCCTCCCTCAAGCGGTGATTACCCAGGCGATTGCCTGGCGTGTTCGTTTGGAGGCTGGCGGCAATACGAGTGAGTTGGAGCAGGCAGCTTGTCAGCAATGGCGTAACAGCGACCCTTTGCATGCGCTAGCCTGGGAGCGTTTGGCGCAAATAGAAACCCCCTTTGCACAAGTGGCATCCAAAGCGCCCGGCCTTGCCCAAGCTACTCTGCGCAATGCAGACACTGAGCGTTCCCGCATGAGCCGTCGTGCTGCTCTCTGCGCCTTAACGGGCTCCACGTTGGGAGTGTTTCTACTGGGGTGGGGCATCAATGACACTGGTGTGATCCAACGCCTGAGCGCCGATTTTGCCACTGCGGTGGGCGAGCGGCAGCAGTATCGGCTCGCGGATAACAGCCAGTTATTTCTCAATACCGACTCAGCCAGCAGCGTGAATTTTAATGACAGCGAACGGCGCCTGTCGTTGGCGCGCGGCGAATTGTCGGTGGCTGTCGCTGCTGATACACGTCCATTCGTCGTTGAGGTTACACAAGGCTTAATCACCAGTTTTGGTGCGCGGTTATTAGTTCGGCAAGAGCCGGAATCAAGTCTGGTACAAGCAATCGATGGCAGCTTGCTGGTACAGCCAGCGCGCGCATCAGAACCTTTGTTGATAGCGGCGGGGCAGGTGGTGCGCCTGAGCACACGCAATATCACGCCCGTGGACAGTCACATGTTTGATTACAGCGCATGGATTGATGGAGTATTTGCCGTACGCAATATGCCGTTGAAGCACTTGCTGGCAGAGCTGGGGCGCTATCGTCGAGGGGTGTTACGCTGCGCGCCTGATCTGGAGAATTTTCAAGTGTCGGGCGTATACCAACTGCGCGATACCGATTTAATCCTGCGCACACTCGCTTTGGCTACTAACGCCGATGTGCGTTATTTCACTCGCTGGTGGGCTGAAATTGTTCCGCAAAAAGTCGCGTGGTCTTAG
- a CDS encoding sigma-70 family RNA polymerase sigma factor, with protein sequence MSSGDVSIPQDFSKLYEEHHAWLVRWLVHRTRGLHNAQDLAQDTFLRILARPGVLDSLAHPRAWLARVANNLVVDQARRRLLEKHYLELVADLPEQEVPSVEEQLQLLELLSRIDHLLDGLRPLEKTTFLMSRLDGLTYKEIAEQLSISLSSVEKYMAKAMLACYKAAYQEGY encoded by the coding sequence ATGTCGTCAGGCGATGTTTCGATTCCCCAGGATTTCAGCAAGCTTTATGAAGAACATCATGCCTGGCTGGTGCGTTGGTTAGTACATCGCACCAGAGGATTACATAACGCGCAAGACTTGGCGCAGGATACTTTTTTACGCATATTGGCACGGCCTGGTGTGCTTGACAGCTTGGCGCATCCACGCGCCTGGCTGGCCAGAGTCGCCAACAATTTAGTGGTGGATCAGGCGCGTCGCCGGTTGCTGGAAAAGCATTACCTGGAGTTGGTTGCTGACCTTCCAGAACAAGAAGTCCCTTCGGTCGAAGAACAATTACAGTTATTAGAATTGCTTAGCCGTATCGATCACCTGCTGGACGGTTTGCGTCCGCTGGAAAAAACCACCTTCCTCATGTCCCGTCTTGACGGCCTTACCTACAAAGAGATTGCCGAGCAGCTCAGTATTAGCTTGTCGTCGGTCGAAAAGTACATGGCCAAAGCTATGCTCGCCTGTTACAAGGCTGCGTACCAGGAGGGCTATTAG
- a CDS encoding FecR family protein, which produces MQDSFHSSRISGSGEQPPTQRELQLADAMDWLMRLEAHPEDVALMQQHLDWLAASPQHQSAWTHACNTWRLLQTLPPMDTVVPEPQTPLVTANVAVFPVSPWAHYARRLAGVAIAACLILVTLPSLSLFLQADYATGIGESRQISLTDGSQLYLGADSAIAEDYSDKERRIQLLKGEAFFDVVPDHTRPFVVNTGKLKVTVLGTRFNVVMGKLSESVSVASGKVAVQNQQVGQADTFAQHLLAGDQLTIANNGTFALSELAVEDVGSWRDKRLYVQDAAIADVAATLQRYHSSRIVILGSDMETQRVTGAYDLAAPDQALESLVSPYQGKIHNLMGLLRLVTR; this is translated from the coding sequence ATGCAGGACTCCTTTCATTCATCGCGCATTTCGGGTTCAGGCGAACAACCGCCGACCCAGCGCGAACTTCAGCTGGCCGATGCAATGGATTGGTTGATGCGCCTTGAGGCGCATCCAGAAGATGTGGCGTTGATGCAGCAACACCTCGATTGGCTGGCTGCGAGTCCGCAGCACCAAAGCGCTTGGACGCATGCTTGCAATACGTGGCGCCTGCTACAGACCTTGCCGCCGATGGATACCGTGGTGCCAGAGCCACAAACGCCTCTGGTCACTGCCAATGTTGCTGTTTTTCCAGTGTCCCCTTGGGCCCATTACGCCCGCAGGCTTGCAGGCGTTGCCATTGCTGCTTGTTTGATATTGGTGACCTTGCCTTCGCTGAGCCTGTTTCTTCAGGCAGATTATGCTACTGGTATTGGCGAATCCCGGCAGATCAGTCTGACCGATGGCAGCCAGTTGTATCTAGGCGCGGATAGCGCCATCGCCGAGGATTACAGTGACAAAGAGCGGCGCATCCAACTGCTAAAAGGCGAGGCGTTTTTCGATGTGGTGCCTGATCATACACGTCCTTTTGTAGTGAATACCGGCAAGCTGAAAGTGACCGTGTTGGGCACACGCTTTAATGTGGTTATGGGTAAGTTGTCCGAATCGGTCAGTGTCGCCAGTGGCAAAGTGGCGGTGCAAAACCAGCAAGTGGGTCAGGCTGATACTTTTGCGCAACATCTGCTAGCGGGAGATCAGCTGACGATTGCCAATAACGGCACTTTTGCGCTGAGCGAATTAGCGGTTGAGGATGTGGGCTCCTGGCGAGATAAACGTTTATATGTACAAGACGCCGCTATTGCGGATGTCGCCGCGACCTTGCAGCGCTACCACAGCAGTCGGATTGTTATTCTCGGTAGCGATATGGAAACCCAGCGGGTGACTGGTGCCTATGATTTAGCCGCACCGGATCAAGCCTTGGAAAGTCTGGTATCGCCCTACCAAGGCAAAATTCATAACCTAATGGGGTTGCTGCGGCTGGTGACTCGCTGA
- a CDS encoding sigma-70 family RNA polymerase sigma factor — translation MISDEQTPADRDKLDAYLAHRAALISYATPLTGSRAAAEDIVQDAWFRFSSAPTAQTPSAYLYRIVRNLALDFVRRLNLENRYQPEEEAPPVCAWMMPSALPEPEDSLVNAEQLDEVAKALAALPEKERRALEMHRLGGARYDEIAKALDVSVSSAHRLVHQAMVKVALHLDGVNRENTATSTKNEPIKNNRG, via the coding sequence ATGATATCCGACGAGCAGACACCTGCAGACCGCGACAAACTCGATGCTTATCTGGCACATCGCGCGGCGTTAATTAGCTATGCGACGCCGTTAACCGGGAGCCGGGCGGCGGCGGAAGACATTGTGCAAGATGCCTGGTTCCGTTTCTCCAGCGCCCCGACAGCGCAAACACCCTCAGCCTATTTGTATCGCATAGTGCGCAATCTGGCGCTGGACTTCGTACGCCGTTTGAATCTCGAAAACCGCTATCAGCCTGAAGAGGAGGCGCCGCCAGTGTGCGCCTGGATGATGCCCAGCGCGTTACCGGAACCGGAGGATAGTTTGGTGAATGCCGAACAACTGGATGAAGTGGCGAAAGCCTTGGCGGCTCTGCCGGAAAAGGAGAGGCGGGCACTGGAGATGCATCGTTTAGGTGGCGCGCGCTATGACGAGATTGCCAAAGCACTGGATGTTTCCGTGTCCAGCGCGCACCGCTTGGTGCATCAGGCGATGGTCAAGGTGGCTCTTCATCTGGATGGGGTTAACCGGGAAAATACCGCCACATCGACAAAAAACGAGCCTATTAAAAACAACCGTGGGTAA